The following are encoded in a window of Phaseolus vulgaris cultivar G19833 chromosome 3, P. vulgaris v2.0, whole genome shotgun sequence genomic DNA:
- the LOC137807496 gene encoding uncharacterized protein isoform X1, with product MRFKKGNKVEVLSKVEVPCGSWLSAEIICGNGHHYTVKYDGYQDDAGEAIVEGVSRKDIRPCPPVPEFMENWSPGDVVEVFQNFSWKMATVLKVLGKNNILVRLLGSSLEFQVSKFDIRVRQSWQDDKWIIVGKGSASCGNRKRSSQQKKVATNTKMSGSTYYHPEKKKMSILESRLVSFKTLKRGSHSQVEAYAKPPPKFRALENEGGCHRIRVRNSPTPFKQVQGVGFPRDMLAEECLPASIDNRKTGIPNMVDIGRRKQTGAVGCSFGENLESNHADSVTCSVGSCSITSRNSYKLQFPVSAGPFEDVDGPFSDAESVCQRGYEEGNCCPPTQEELAAEIHRLELHAYRCTIEALHASGPLSWEQEALMTNLRLSLHISNDEHLTELRNLISSENSIPFR from the exons ATGAGATTCAAGAAAGGGAATAAGGTGGAAGTGTTGAGCAAAGTTGAGGTGCCTTGTGGCTCCTGGCTATCTGCAGAGATCATTTGTGGTAATGGCCACCACTATACTGTGAAATATGACGGTTATCAAGATGATGCTGGTGAGGCAATTGTGGAGGGGGTATCCAGGAAAGACATAAGGCCATGTCCGCCCGTACCTGAATTCATGGAGAATTGGAGTCCAGGTGATGTTGTAGAGGTCTTCCAGAACTTCTCGTGGAAGATGGCTACAGTTTTGAAGGTTTTGGGGAAAAACAACATTTTGGTCAGGCTACTTGGATCTTCTTTGGAATTTCAAGTGAGCAAATTTGATATTCGGGTGAGACAGTCTTGGCAAGATGACAAGTGGATTATAGTCGGAAAG GGTTCTGCCAGCTGTGGGAATCGGAAACGTTCTAGCCAACAGAAGAAGGTGGctacaaatacaaaaatgtCAGGTTCCACTTACTACCAtcctgaaaagaaaaaaatgagtaTTCTGGAATCTCGACTAGTCTCTTTTAAAACATTGAAAAGAGGAAGCCATTCACAAGTTGAGGCATATGCTAAACCTCCCCCAAAGTTTAGAGCGCTTGAAAATGAAGGTGGATGTCACAGAATAAGAGTTAGAAATTCACCCACACCATTCAAACAGGTACAGGGTGTCGGTTTTCCAAGAGACATGCTTGCTGAAGAATGTTTACCTGCTTCTATAGACAACAGAAAAACTGGGATTCCTAATATGGTGGACATAGGAAGGAGGAAGCAAACTGGCGCTGTGGGTTGTTCATTTGGAGAAAACTTAGAATCAAATCATGCTGATAGTGTTACGTGCTCGGTTGGTAGTTGTAGTATCACCAGCAGGAATTCCTATAAATTGCAATTTCCTGTATCTGCAGGTCCTTTTGAAGATGTAGACGGTCCCTTTAGTGATGCCGAGTCTGTCTGCCAGAGGGGTTATGAGGAAGGAAATTGTTGTCCTCCTACACAAGAGGAATTGGCAGCAGAAATTCATAGGTTAGAGTTGCATGCCTATCGTTGTACAATTGAGGCATTGCATGCATCAGGACCATTAAGTTGGGAACAGGAAGCATTAATGACAAATCTACGTCTTTCGCTCCACATATCAAACGATGAACATTTAACGGAGCTAAGAAATTTGATTTCATCTGAAAATAGCATTCCTTTCAGATGA
- the LOC137807496 gene encoding uncharacterized protein isoform X2, with amino-acid sequence MRFKKGNKVEVLSKVEVPCGSWLSAEIICGNGHHYTVKYDGYQDDAGEAIVEGVSRKDIRPCPPVPEFMENWSPGDVVEVFQNFSWKMATVLKVLGKNNILVRLLGSSLEFQVSKFDIRVRQSWQDDKWIIVGKGSASCGNRKRSSQQKKVATNTKMSGSTYYHPEKKKMSILESRLVSFKTLKRGSHSQVEAYAKPPPKFRALENEGGCHRIRVRNSPTPFKQVQGVGFPRDMLAEECLPASIDNRKTGIPNMVDIGRRKQTGAVGCSFGENLESNHADSVTCSVGSCSITSRNSYKLQFPVSAGPFEDVDGPFSDAESVCQRGYEEGNCCPPTQEELAAEIHRADEACRCCFQMSTDFLLL; translated from the exons ATGAGATTCAAGAAAGGGAATAAGGTGGAAGTGTTGAGCAAAGTTGAGGTGCCTTGTGGCTCCTGGCTATCTGCAGAGATCATTTGTGGTAATGGCCACCACTATACTGTGAAATATGACGGTTATCAAGATGATGCTGGTGAGGCAATTGTGGAGGGGGTATCCAGGAAAGACATAAGGCCATGTCCGCCCGTACCTGAATTCATGGAGAATTGGAGTCCAGGTGATGTTGTAGAGGTCTTCCAGAACTTCTCGTGGAAGATGGCTACAGTTTTGAAGGTTTTGGGGAAAAACAACATTTTGGTCAGGCTACTTGGATCTTCTTTGGAATTTCAAGTGAGCAAATTTGATATTCGGGTGAGACAGTCTTGGCAAGATGACAAGTGGATTATAGTCGGAAAG GGTTCTGCCAGCTGTGGGAATCGGAAACGTTCTAGCCAACAGAAGAAGGTGGctacaaatacaaaaatgtCAGGTTCCACTTACTACCAtcctgaaaagaaaaaaatgagtaTTCTGGAATCTCGACTAGTCTCTTTTAAAACATTGAAAAGAGGAAGCCATTCACAAGTTGAGGCATATGCTAAACCTCCCCCAAAGTTTAGAGCGCTTGAAAATGAAGGTGGATGTCACAGAATAAGAGTTAGAAATTCACCCACACCATTCAAACAGGTACAGGGTGTCGGTTTTCCAAGAGACATGCTTGCTGAAGAATGTTTACCTGCTTCTATAGACAACAGAAAAACTGGGATTCCTAATATGGTGGACATAGGAAGGAGGAAGCAAACTGGCGCTGTGGGTTGTTCATTTGGAGAAAACTTAGAATCAAATCATGCTGATAGTGTTACGTGCTCGGTTGGTAGTTGTAGTATCACCAGCAGGAATTCCTATAAATTGCAATTTCCTGTATCTGCAGGTCCTTTTGAAGATGTAGACGGTCCCTTTAGTGATGCCGAGTCTGTCTGCCAGAGGGGTTATGAGGAAGGAAATTGTTGTCCTCCTACACAAGAGGAATTGGCAGCAGAAATTCATAG GGCTGATGAGGCATGTAGGTGTTGCTTCCAGATGTCTACAGATTTTCTCTTGCTCTAG
- the LOC137807495 gene encoding cytochrome P450 734A1-like, with product MDGLFSSLKLLSLSFMFFFFLLKLTVLLWWRPRKIQGHFSKQGIRGPPYRFFIGNVKELVAMMLKASSKPMPFSHNILPRVLSFYHHWKKIYGATFLVWFGPTVRLTVSDPDLIREIFTSKSEFYEKNEAPPLVKQLEGDGLLSLKGEKWAHHRRIISPTFHMENLKLLIPVMATSVVEMLEKWSAMGEKGEVEIEVSEWFQSLTEDVITRTAFGSSYEDGKAIFRLQGQQMDLAADAFQKVFIPGYRFVPTRRNIKSWKLEKEIKKSLVKLIERRRENTERVEKGAKDLLGLMIEASNRNSTNVTVDDIVEECKSFFFAGKQTTSNLLTWTTILLAMHPHWQVRAREEVLKMCGSRDLPTKDHVAKLRTVSMIVNESLRLYPPTIATIRRAKTDVELGGYKIPRGTELLIPILAVHHDQAIWGNDANEFNPGRFSEGVARAANHPLAFIPFGVGVRTCIGQNLAVLQTKLALAIILQRFSFRLAPSYQHAPTVLMLLYPQYGAPIIFRHLSTLDHPHCPPPPPPPPPPPPQPQPSSS from the exons ATGGACGGCCTCTTCTCCTCCCTCAAGCTTCTCTCCCTCTCCTTCATGTTCTTTTTCTTCCTCCTCAAGCTCACCGTCCTCCTCTGGTGGCGACCCAGAAAAATTCAAGGCCACTTCTCCAAGCAAGGCATCAGAGGACCCCCTTATCGTTTCTTCATTGGAAACGTTAAGGAACTTGTCGCCATGATGTTGAAGGCCTCTTCCAAACCCATGCCTTTCTCCCACAACATTCTCCCCAGAGTCCTTTCCTTCTACCATCACTGGAAGAAAATTTATG GTGCAACATTCCTAGTTTGGTTTGGACCCACCGTTCGTCTCACCGTCTCTGATCCAGACCTCATCCGGGAAATCTTCACATCCAAGTCAGAATTTTACGAGAAAAACGAAGCTCCACCCCTTGTGAAGCAGCTAGAAGGTGATGGCCTCCTTAGCCTCAAAGGAGAAAAATGGGCTCACCATCGAAGAATTATCTCTCCCACTTTTCACATGGAGAATCTCAAA TTGCTGATACCGGTGATGGCAACAAGCGTGGTTGAGATGTTGGAAAAGTGGTCGGCAATGGGTGAGAAGGGTGAGGTGGAAATCGAAGTTTCGGAGTGGTTTCAGAGCCTGACAGAGGATGTCATTACGAGGACGGCATTCGGAAGCAGCTACGAAGATGGAAAAGCCATTTTCCGGCTACAGGGGCAACAGATGGACTTGGCCGCCGACGCCTTCCAGAAAGTGTTCATTCCAGGTTACAG ATTTGTGCCCACAAGGAGGAATATAAAGTCATGGAAGTTGGAGAAGGAGATAAAGAAATCGCTGGTGAAGCTGATAGAGCGACGGAGGGAGAACACGGAGAGGGTGGAGAAGGGGGCAAAGGATTTGTTGGGGCTAATGATTGAGGCGTCGAACAGGAATTCGACGAATGTGACAGTGGATGACATTGTGGAAGAGTGCAAGAGCTTTTTCTTTGCAGGGAAACAGACCACATCCAACCTGCTGACGTGGACGACCATTCTCCTAGCTATGCACCCACACTGGCAGGTACGGGCACGTGAGGAGGTTCTCAAGATGTGTGGATCACGTGACCTTCCAACCAAAGACCATGTTGCAAAGCTGAGGACG GTGAGCATGATTGTGAACGAGTCGCTGAGGCTGTACCCGCCCACCATCGCCACAATCAGACGTGCCAAGACGGACGTGGAGTTGGGGGGGTACAAGATACCACGTGGGACGGAGCTGTTGATTCCAATCCTGGCCGTTCATCACGATCAGGCCATATGGGGAAACGACGCCAACGAGTTCAATCCTGGGCGTTTCAGCGAGGGGGTGGCCCGCGCCGCGAACCATCCTTTGGCCTTCATACCGTTTGGGGTGGGTGTGCGCACATGCATCGGACAAAACCTGGCAGTGCTACAAACCAAACTGGCCCTCGCAATCATACTGCAGCGTTTTAGTTTCAGGTTGGCCCCTAGTTATCAGCACGCACCAACGGTCCTCATGCTACTCTACCCTCAGTACGGCGCTCCAATCATTTTCCGACACTTGTCCACGCTGGACCATCCTCACTGCCCTCCTCCGccgcctcctcctcctcctcctcctcctcaaCCTCAACCCTCCTCCTCCTAG